In Poecilia reticulata strain Guanapo linkage group LG1, Guppy_female_1.0+MT, whole genome shotgun sequence, one genomic interval encodes:
- the LOC103482061 gene encoding transitional endoplasmic reticulum ATPase isoform X3, with the protein MPGPGGAEPKGEDFSTAILKEKHRPNRLIVDEALNEDSSIVSLSQNKTEELQLFRGDTVVLRGRKRRQTVCIVLTDDTCGPEKIRMNRVTRNNLRVRLGDVISIHACPDIKYGKKIHLLPIDDTIEGLTGNLFDVFLKPYFLEAYRPVHKGDIFLVRGSMRAVEFKVVETDPSPHCIVAPDTVIYCEGEPIKREDEEENLNDVGYDDIGGCRKQLAQIKEMVELPLRHPGLFKAIGVKPPRGILLYGPAGTGKTLVARAVANETGAFFFLINGPEIMSKLAGESESNLRKAFEEAESNAPAIIFIDELDAIAPKREKTHGEVERRIVSQLLTLMDGLKQRAHVVVMAATNRPNSIDSALRRFGRFDREIDIGIPDSTGRLEILQIHTKNMKLEDDVDLEKIAMETHGHVGADLAALCSEAALQAIRKKMTLIDLEDETIDADLLNSLAVTMDDFQWALSQSNPSALRETVAEVPQVNWEDIGGLDEVKRELQELVQYPVEYPDKFLKFGMTPSRGVLFYGPPGCGKTLLAKAIANECQANFVSIKGPEMLTMWFGESEANVRDVFDKARQAAPCILFFDELDSIAKSRGGGAGDAGGAADRVINQILTEMDGMSDKKNVFIIGATNRPDIIDPAILRPGRLDQLIYIPLPDKPSRTAILKANLRKSPVARDVDLEFLSGITEGFSGADLTEICQRACKLAIREAIEAEIKAERQRQSRPGIPMDEDFDPVPEIRKDHFEEAMRFARRSVSDNDIRKYEMFAQTLQQSRGFGNFRFPSATGTRSGGQGSGPGSGSERPSLYREEGDDDLYQ; encoded by the exons ATGCCAGGCCCGGGAGGAGCAGA GCCGAAGGGAGAGGATTTCTCCACCGCCATCCTGAAGGAGAAACACAGACCGAACAGGCTGATTGTGGACGAAGCGCTCAACGAGGACAGCAGCATTGTCAGCCTGTCGCAG AATAAGacggaggagctgcagctcttcCGCGGGGACACCGTGGTGCTGAGAGGACGGAAGCGACGGCAAACCGTGTGCATCGTCCTGACGGATGACACCTGCGGGCCCGAGAAGATTCGGATGAACAGGGTGACGCGCAACAACCTGCGAGTTCGCCTCGGTGATGTCATCAG TATCCACGCCTGCCCTGACATCAAGTATGGGAAAAAGATCCACCTCCTCCCCATTGACGACACCATCGAGGGCCTGACGGGGAACCTCTTTGACGTTTTCCTCAAGCCATACTTTCTGGAGGCGTACCGGCCGGTGCACAAAG GCGACATCTTCTTGGTGCGGGGAAGCATGAGAGCTGTAGAGTTCAAGGTGGTGGAGACGGACCCGAGCCCTCACTGCATCGTCGCCCCAGACACCGTCATCTACTGCGAAGGAGAGCCGATAAAAAGAGAG gatgaagaggagaatCTGAACGATGTCGGGTATGACGATATCGGAGGCTGTCGGAAACAACTGGCTCAGATCAAAGAGATGGTGGAGCTTCCTCTCCGGCACCCCGGGCTCTTCAAGGCGATCGGAGTTAAG CCCCCCAGAGGTATCCTGCTTTATGGCCCAGCAGGTACAGGGAAGACCCTTGTGGCCCGAGCGGTCGCCAATGAAACCGGCGCCTTCTTCTTTCTGATCAACG GTCCTGAGATCATGAGTAAGTTGGCAGGGGAATCTGAAAGCAACCTAAGAAAGGCGTTTGAGGAGGCAGAGAGCAACGCTCCGGCCATCATCTTCATCGATGAGCTGGACGCCATCGCTCCCAAGAGAGAGAAG ACTCACGGCGAGGTGGAGAGGCGCATCGTGTCGCAGCTGCTGACCCTGATGGACGGGCTGAAGCAAAGGGCTCACGTGGTCGTGATGGCGGCGACGAACCGGCCGAACAGCATCGACTCCGCTCTGAGGCGCTTCG GCAGGTTTGATCGAGAGATCGACATCGGGATCCCAGATTCTACCGGCAGGCTGGAGATCCTGCAGATCCACACCAAGAATATGAAGCTGGAGGATGATGTTGACCTGGAAAAG ATCGCCATGGAAACACACGGACACGTGGGCGCCGACCTCGCCGCCCTGTGCTCTGAAGCTGCTCTGCAAGCGATCCGCAAGAAGATGACGCTCATCGACCTGGAGGACGAAACTATCGACGCTGACCTGCTCAACTCTCTGGCCGTCACCATGGACGACTTCCAG TGGGCCCTGAGTCAAAGCAACCCATCAGCTCTGAGGGAGACCGTAGCAGAGGTCCCTCAGGTCAACTGGGAGGACATCGGTGGTCTGGACGAGGTCAAACGAGAACTCCAAGAGCTCGTTCAG TATCCAGTGGAGTATCCTGACAAGTTCCTGAAGTTTGGGATGACGCCGTCCCGTGGGGTGCTGTTCTACGGCCCACCGGGCTGCGGAAAAACGCTCCTGGCGAAGGCCATCGCCAACGAGTGCCAGGCGAACTTTGTGTCCATCAAAGGGCCTGAGATGCTCACCATGTGGTTCGGAGAGTCGGAGGCCAATGTCAGAGATGTGTTTGACAAG GCCAGGCAGGCGGCCCCCTGCATCTTGTTTTTTGACGAGTTGGACTCCATTGCCAAGTCGCGGGGAGGCGGGGCGGGGGACGCCGGCGGAGCCGCGGACAGAGTCATCAACCAGATCCTCACCGAGATGGACGGCATGTCGGACAAGAAGAACGTCTTCATCATCGGCGCCACAAACAG ACCTGACATCATAGACCCGGCCATCCTGCGGCCGGGCCGTTTGGACCAGCTCATCTACATCCCACTTCCAGACAAACCGTCTCGCACAGCCATTCTGAAAGCCAACCTGCGCAAATCACCGGTTGCACGG GATGTGGATCTGGAGTTCCTCTCTGGGATCACTGAGGGTTTCTCCGGAGCCGACTTGACGGAGATCTGCCAGCGCGCCTGTAAGCTGGCCATCCGGGAGGCCATCGAAGCCGAGATCAAGGCTGAGCGTCAGAGGCAGAGCAGACCAGGAATCCCCATG GACGAGGACTTCGACCCGGTCCCAGAGATCAGAAAGGACCACTTTGAAGAGGCCATGCGCTTCGCTCGTCGCTCCGTCAGCGACAACGACATCCGCAAATACGAGATGTTTGCTCAGACTCTGCAGCAGAGCCGAGGCTTCGGGAACTTCAG GTTTCCGTCTGCTACGGGAACCCGGTCCGGAGGTCAGGGGTCTGGGCCAGGTTCTGGATCGGAGAGGCCGAGTCTGTACAGAGAGGAAGGGGATGACGACCTCTaccagtga
- the LOC103482061 gene encoding transitional endoplasmic reticulum ATPase isoform X2 yields MPGPGGAEPKGEDFSTAILKEKHRPNRLIVDEALNEDSSIVSLSQNKTEELQLFRGDTVVLRGRKRRQTVCIVLTDDTCGPEKIRMNRVTRNNLRVRLGDVISIHACPDIKYGKKIHLLPIDDTIEGLTGNLFDVFLKPYFLEAYRPVHKGDIFLVRGSMRAVEFKVVETDPSPHCIVAPDTVIYCEGEPIKREDEEENLNDVGYDDIGGCRKQLAQIKEMVELPLRHPGLFKAIGVKPPRGILLYGPAGTGKTLVARAVANETGAFFFLINGPEIMSKLAGESESNLRKAFEEAESNAPAIIFIDELDAIAPKREKVSTSRYSIRNRHVFAVLWHVLCDGAYADSRRGGEAHRVAAADPDGRAEAKGSRGRDGGDEPAEQHRLRSEALRFDREIDIGIPDSTGRLEILQIHTKNMKLEDDVDLEKIAMETHGHVGADLAALCSEAALQAIRKKMTLIDLEDETIDADLLNSLAVTMDDFQWALSQSNPSALRETVAEVPQVNWEDIGGLDEVKRELQELVQYPVEYPDKFLKFGMTPSRGVLFYGPPGCGKTLLAKAIANECQANFVSIKGPEMLTMWFGESEANVRDVFDKARQAAPCILFFDELDSIAKSRGGGAGDAGGAADRVINQILTEMDGMSDKKNVFIIGATNRPDIIDPAILRPGRLDQLIYIPLPDKPSRTAILKANLRKSPVARDVDLEFLSGITEGFSGADLTEICQRACKLAIREAIEAEIKAERQRQSRPGIPMDEDFDPVPEIRKDHFEEAMRFARRSVSDNDIRKYEMFAQTLQQSRGFGNFRFPSATGTRSGGQGSGPGSGSERPSLYREEGDDDLYQ; encoded by the exons ATGCCAGGCCCGGGAGGAGCAGA GCCGAAGGGAGAGGATTTCTCCACCGCCATCCTGAAGGAGAAACACAGACCGAACAGGCTGATTGTGGACGAAGCGCTCAACGAGGACAGCAGCATTGTCAGCCTGTCGCAG AATAAGacggaggagctgcagctcttcCGCGGGGACACCGTGGTGCTGAGAGGACGGAAGCGACGGCAAACCGTGTGCATCGTCCTGACGGATGACACCTGCGGGCCCGAGAAGATTCGGATGAACAGGGTGACGCGCAACAACCTGCGAGTTCGCCTCGGTGATGTCATCAG TATCCACGCCTGCCCTGACATCAAGTATGGGAAAAAGATCCACCTCCTCCCCATTGACGACACCATCGAGGGCCTGACGGGGAACCTCTTTGACGTTTTCCTCAAGCCATACTTTCTGGAGGCGTACCGGCCGGTGCACAAAG GCGACATCTTCTTGGTGCGGGGAAGCATGAGAGCTGTAGAGTTCAAGGTGGTGGAGACGGACCCGAGCCCTCACTGCATCGTCGCCCCAGACACCGTCATCTACTGCGAAGGAGAGCCGATAAAAAGAGAG gatgaagaggagaatCTGAACGATGTCGGGTATGACGATATCGGAGGCTGTCGGAAACAACTGGCTCAGATCAAAGAGATGGTGGAGCTTCCTCTCCGGCACCCCGGGCTCTTCAAGGCGATCGGAGTTAAG CCCCCCAGAGGTATCCTGCTTTATGGCCCAGCAGGTACAGGGAAGACCCTTGTGGCCCGAGCGGTCGCCAATGAAACCGGCGCCTTCTTCTTTCTGATCAACG GTCCTGAGATCATGAGTAAGTTGGCAGGGGAATCTGAAAGCAACCTAAGAAAGGCGTTTGAGGAGGCAGAGAGCAACGCTCCGGCCATCATCTTCATCGATGAGCTGGACGCCATCGCTCCCAAGAGAGAGAAGGTGAGCACGTCCAGGTATTCCATCAGAAACCGACACGTCTTTGCCGTCCTCTGGCATGTGTTGTGTGACGGTGCGTACGCAGACTCACGGCGAGGTGGAGAGGCGCATCGTGTCGCAGCTGCTGACCCTGATGGACGGGCTGAAGCAAAGGGCTCACGTGGTCGTGATGGCGGCGACGAACCGGCCGAACAGCATCGACTCCGCTCTGAGGCGCTTCG GTTTGATCGAGAGATCGACATCGGGATCCCAGATTCTACCGGCAGGCTGGAGATCCTGCAGATCCACACCAAGAATATGAAGCTGGAGGATGATGTTGACCTGGAAAAG ATCGCCATGGAAACACACGGACACGTGGGCGCCGACCTCGCCGCCCTGTGCTCTGAAGCTGCTCTGCAAGCGATCCGCAAGAAGATGACGCTCATCGACCTGGAGGACGAAACTATCGACGCTGACCTGCTCAACTCTCTGGCCGTCACCATGGACGACTTCCAG TGGGCCCTGAGTCAAAGCAACCCATCAGCTCTGAGGGAGACCGTAGCAGAGGTCCCTCAGGTCAACTGGGAGGACATCGGTGGTCTGGACGAGGTCAAACGAGAACTCCAAGAGCTCGTTCAG TATCCAGTGGAGTATCCTGACAAGTTCCTGAAGTTTGGGATGACGCCGTCCCGTGGGGTGCTGTTCTACGGCCCACCGGGCTGCGGAAAAACGCTCCTGGCGAAGGCCATCGCCAACGAGTGCCAGGCGAACTTTGTGTCCATCAAAGGGCCTGAGATGCTCACCATGTGGTTCGGAGAGTCGGAGGCCAATGTCAGAGATGTGTTTGACAAG GCCAGGCAGGCGGCCCCCTGCATCTTGTTTTTTGACGAGTTGGACTCCATTGCCAAGTCGCGGGGAGGCGGGGCGGGGGACGCCGGCGGAGCCGCGGACAGAGTCATCAACCAGATCCTCACCGAGATGGACGGCATGTCGGACAAGAAGAACGTCTTCATCATCGGCGCCACAAACAG ACCTGACATCATAGACCCGGCCATCCTGCGGCCGGGCCGTTTGGACCAGCTCATCTACATCCCACTTCCAGACAAACCGTCTCGCACAGCCATTCTGAAAGCCAACCTGCGCAAATCACCGGTTGCACGG GATGTGGATCTGGAGTTCCTCTCTGGGATCACTGAGGGTTTCTCCGGAGCCGACTTGACGGAGATCTGCCAGCGCGCCTGTAAGCTGGCCATCCGGGAGGCCATCGAAGCCGAGATCAAGGCTGAGCGTCAGAGGCAGAGCAGACCAGGAATCCCCATG GACGAGGACTTCGACCCGGTCCCAGAGATCAGAAAGGACCACTTTGAAGAGGCCATGCGCTTCGCTCGTCGCTCCGTCAGCGACAACGACATCCGCAAATACGAGATGTTTGCTCAGACTCTGCAGCAGAGCCGAGGCTTCGGGAACTTCAG GTTTCCGTCTGCTACGGGAACCCGGTCCGGAGGTCAGGGGTCTGGGCCAGGTTCTGGATCGGAGAGGCCGAGTCTGTACAGAGAGGAAGGGGATGACGACCTCTaccag tga
- the LOC103482061 gene encoding transitional endoplasmic reticulum ATPase isoform X1 codes for MPGPGGAEPKGEDFSTAILKEKHRPNRLIVDEALNEDSSIVSLSQNKTEELQLFRGDTVVLRGRKRRQTVCIVLTDDTCGPEKIRMNRVTRNNLRVRLGDVISIHACPDIKYGKKIHLLPIDDTIEGLTGNLFDVFLKPYFLEAYRPVHKGDIFLVRGSMRAVEFKVVETDPSPHCIVAPDTVIYCEGEPIKREDEEENLNDVGYDDIGGCRKQLAQIKEMVELPLRHPGLFKAIGVKPPRGILLYGPAGTGKTLVARAVANETGAFFFLINGPEIMSKLAGESESNLRKAFEEAESNAPAIIFIDELDAIAPKREKVSTSRYSIRNRHVFAVLWHVLCDGAYADSRRGGEAHRVAAADPDGRAEAKGSRGRDGGDEPAEQHRLRSEALRFDREIDIGIPDSTGRLEILQIHTKNMKLEDDVDLEKIAMETHGHVGADLAALCSEAALQAIRKKMTLIDLEDETIDADLLNSLAVTMDDFQWALSQSNPSALRETVAEVPQVNWEDIGGLDEVKRELQELVQYPVEYPDKFLKFGMTPSRGVLFYGPPGCGKTLLAKAIANECQANFVSIKGPEMLTMWFGESEANVRDVFDKARQAAPCILFFDELDSIAKSRGGGAGDAGGAADRVINQILTEMDGMSDKKNVFIIGATNRPDIIDPAILRPGRLDQLIYIPLPDKPSRTAILKANLRKSPVARDVDLEFLSGITEGFSGADLTEICQRACKLAIREAIEAEIKAERQRQSRPGIPMDEDFDPVPEIRKDHFEEAMRFARRSVSDNDIRKYEMFAQTLQQSRGFGNFRFPSATGTRSGGQGSGPGSGSERPSLYREEGDDDLYQ; via the exons ATGCCAGGCCCGGGAGGAGCAGA GCCGAAGGGAGAGGATTTCTCCACCGCCATCCTGAAGGAGAAACACAGACCGAACAGGCTGATTGTGGACGAAGCGCTCAACGAGGACAGCAGCATTGTCAGCCTGTCGCAG AATAAGacggaggagctgcagctcttcCGCGGGGACACCGTGGTGCTGAGAGGACGGAAGCGACGGCAAACCGTGTGCATCGTCCTGACGGATGACACCTGCGGGCCCGAGAAGATTCGGATGAACAGGGTGACGCGCAACAACCTGCGAGTTCGCCTCGGTGATGTCATCAG TATCCACGCCTGCCCTGACATCAAGTATGGGAAAAAGATCCACCTCCTCCCCATTGACGACACCATCGAGGGCCTGACGGGGAACCTCTTTGACGTTTTCCTCAAGCCATACTTTCTGGAGGCGTACCGGCCGGTGCACAAAG GCGACATCTTCTTGGTGCGGGGAAGCATGAGAGCTGTAGAGTTCAAGGTGGTGGAGACGGACCCGAGCCCTCACTGCATCGTCGCCCCAGACACCGTCATCTACTGCGAAGGAGAGCCGATAAAAAGAGAG gatgaagaggagaatCTGAACGATGTCGGGTATGACGATATCGGAGGCTGTCGGAAACAACTGGCTCAGATCAAAGAGATGGTGGAGCTTCCTCTCCGGCACCCCGGGCTCTTCAAGGCGATCGGAGTTAAG CCCCCCAGAGGTATCCTGCTTTATGGCCCAGCAGGTACAGGGAAGACCCTTGTGGCCCGAGCGGTCGCCAATGAAACCGGCGCCTTCTTCTTTCTGATCAACG GTCCTGAGATCATGAGTAAGTTGGCAGGGGAATCTGAAAGCAACCTAAGAAAGGCGTTTGAGGAGGCAGAGAGCAACGCTCCGGCCATCATCTTCATCGATGAGCTGGACGCCATCGCTCCCAAGAGAGAGAAGGTGAGCACGTCCAGGTATTCCATCAGAAACCGACACGTCTTTGCCGTCCTCTGGCATGTGTTGTGTGACGGTGCGTACGCAGACTCACGGCGAGGTGGAGAGGCGCATCGTGTCGCAGCTGCTGACCCTGATGGACGGGCTGAAGCAAAGGGCTCACGTGGTCGTGATGGCGGCGACGAACCGGCCGAACAGCATCGACTCCGCTCTGAGGCGCTTCG GTTTGATCGAGAGATCGACATCGGGATCCCAGATTCTACCGGCAGGCTGGAGATCCTGCAGATCCACACCAAGAATATGAAGCTGGAGGATGATGTTGACCTGGAAAAG ATCGCCATGGAAACACACGGACACGTGGGCGCCGACCTCGCCGCCCTGTGCTCTGAAGCTGCTCTGCAAGCGATCCGCAAGAAGATGACGCTCATCGACCTGGAGGACGAAACTATCGACGCTGACCTGCTCAACTCTCTGGCCGTCACCATGGACGACTTCCAG TGGGCCCTGAGTCAAAGCAACCCATCAGCTCTGAGGGAGACCGTAGCAGAGGTCCCTCAGGTCAACTGGGAGGACATCGGTGGTCTGGACGAGGTCAAACGAGAACTCCAAGAGCTCGTTCAG TATCCAGTGGAGTATCCTGACAAGTTCCTGAAGTTTGGGATGACGCCGTCCCGTGGGGTGCTGTTCTACGGCCCACCGGGCTGCGGAAAAACGCTCCTGGCGAAGGCCATCGCCAACGAGTGCCAGGCGAACTTTGTGTCCATCAAAGGGCCTGAGATGCTCACCATGTGGTTCGGAGAGTCGGAGGCCAATGTCAGAGATGTGTTTGACAAG GCCAGGCAGGCGGCCCCCTGCATCTTGTTTTTTGACGAGTTGGACTCCATTGCCAAGTCGCGGGGAGGCGGGGCGGGGGACGCCGGCGGAGCCGCGGACAGAGTCATCAACCAGATCCTCACCGAGATGGACGGCATGTCGGACAAGAAGAACGTCTTCATCATCGGCGCCACAAACAG ACCTGACATCATAGACCCGGCCATCCTGCGGCCGGGCCGTTTGGACCAGCTCATCTACATCCCACTTCCAGACAAACCGTCTCGCACAGCCATTCTGAAAGCCAACCTGCGCAAATCACCGGTTGCACGG GATGTGGATCTGGAGTTCCTCTCTGGGATCACTGAGGGTTTCTCCGGAGCCGACTTGACGGAGATCTGCCAGCGCGCCTGTAAGCTGGCCATCCGGGAGGCCATCGAAGCCGAGATCAAGGCTGAGCGTCAGAGGCAGAGCAGACCAGGAATCCCCATG GACGAGGACTTCGACCCGGTCCCAGAGATCAGAAAGGACCACTTTGAAGAGGCCATGCGCTTCGCTCGTCGCTCCGTCAGCGACAACGACATCCGCAAATACGAGATGTTTGCTCAGACTCTGCAGCAGAGCCGAGGCTTCGGGAACTTCAG GTTTCCGTCTGCTACGGGAACCCGGTCCGGAGGTCAGGGGTCTGGGCCAGGTTCTGGATCGGAGAGGCCGAGTCTGTACAGAGAGGAAGGGGATGACGACCTCTaccagtga